In one Umezawaea sp. Da 62-37 genomic region, the following are encoded:
- a CDS encoding MFS transporter, producing MTTVGSAAARHHLGVRRLLAVPGFRRLLISRLASQWGDGLFQAGLAGAVLFNPERHADPAAVAAGFAVLLLPYSIVGPFAGALLDRWDRRRVLVIANLTRCVFIVLTAVAVGAGMSDVPLYAAALMVTGISRFVGSGLSASLPHVVEEDHLVEANAFATTLGALTAVLGAGSAVAFRTILGEGDGGSARTTCVAIVGSLLAAFMASRFKPGVLGPDEVVEPNRTITAVAMGLLDGAKAAWRTPSVTGVLVALLAHRAAFGISLLLTLLLMRYSVDTGIAGLGQIAVAGGAGILVAGIITDRVVDVLGRKLAVSAALVLAAAAQLGLGLPMLLPTILAGSFVLTFAGQVVKLCVDAAVQGEIGDEVRGRVFALYDTLFNVTQVAAVSVAAAVVPIDGRSPALIVAATALYLVGLGGYLLMLRRSPR from the coding sequence GTGACGACGGTCGGCAGTGCCGCGGCGAGGCACCACCTGGGCGTTCGCCGCCTGCTCGCCGTTCCCGGTTTCCGCAGGCTGCTGATCAGCAGGCTGGCCTCGCAGTGGGGTGACGGCCTGTTCCAGGCCGGTCTCGCGGGTGCGGTCCTGTTCAACCCCGAGCGCCACGCCGATCCGGCCGCGGTCGCCGCCGGGTTCGCGGTCCTGCTGCTGCCGTACTCGATCGTCGGCCCGTTCGCGGGCGCTCTCCTGGACCGGTGGGACCGCCGTCGGGTGCTGGTGATCGCGAACCTGACCCGCTGCGTGTTCATCGTCCTGACCGCCGTCGCCGTCGGCGCGGGCATGTCCGACGTGCCCCTCTACGCCGCCGCCCTGATGGTCACCGGCATCAGCCGGTTCGTCGGGTCGGGGCTCTCCGCGTCCCTGCCGCACGTCGTCGAGGAAGACCACCTCGTCGAGGCCAACGCCTTCGCCACCACCCTCGGCGCCCTCACCGCCGTGCTGGGCGCCGGGTCCGCCGTGGCCTTCCGCACGATCCTCGGCGAGGGCGACGGCGGATCGGCGCGAACGACCTGCGTGGCGATCGTCGGCTCGCTGCTGGCCGCGTTCATGGCCAGCCGCTTCAAACCGGGCGTCCTCGGCCCGGACGAGGTCGTCGAGCCCAACCGCACGATCACCGCCGTCGCGATGGGCCTGCTGGACGGCGCGAAGGCGGCGTGGCGGACGCCCAGCGTCACCGGCGTGCTGGTCGCTCTGCTGGCGCACCGGGCGGCGTTCGGCATCTCGTTGCTGCTCACGCTCCTGCTGATGCGCTACAGCGTCGACACCGGCATCGCCGGGCTCGGGCAGATCGCGGTCGCGGGCGGGGCGGGCATCCTGGTCGCCGGGATCATCACGGACCGGGTCGTGGACGTGCTGGGGCGCAAGCTCGCCGTGTCGGCGGCGCTGGTGCTGGCCGCCGCCGCGCAGCTGGGCCTCGGGCTGCCGATGCTGCTGCCGACGATCCTGGCCGGGTCGTTCGTGCTGACGTTCGCGGGCCAGGTCGTGAAGCTGTGCGTGGACGCGGCGGTGCAGGGCGAGATCGGCGACGAGGTGCGCGGCCGGGTGTTCGCGCTCTACGACACGCTGTTCAACGTGACGCAGGTGGCCGCCGTGTCGGTGGCGGCCGCCGTCGTGCCGATCGACGGCCGCTCACCCGCCCTGATCGTCGCCGCTACCGCGCTCTACCTCGTGGGACTCGGCGGGTACCTGCTGATGCTGAGGCGGTCACCGCGGTAG
- a CDS encoding LuxR C-terminal-related transcriptional regulator has translation MNTWGLSADSGVPTEEASALNEQQRSVLRCLARGLADHEIARVLAITQQQVAAEVVAILRALDLRDRMAAVVFAHETGIIRLPLPR, from the coding sequence ATGAACACATGGGGGCTGTCCGCGGACAGCGGTGTCCCGACCGAGGAGGCCTCGGCGCTGAACGAGCAGCAGCGCTCCGTGCTGCGCTGCCTGGCGCGGGGGCTGGCCGACCACGAGATAGCGAGGGTGCTCGCGATCACCCAGCAGCAGGTCGCGGCGGAGGTGGTCGCCATCCTCCGGGCGCTCGACCTGCGCGACCGGATGGCCGCCGTGGTGTTCGCCCACGAGACCGGCATCATCCGGCTGCCGCTACCGCGGTGA